The genomic segment ACATATCAGTGTCAGTACCGGGCGTCTTGGCCAGGAATGCCATCCAAGGAGAGTGATCctgtggagctggtgctgacaggtgtgggccctggggacagcaggtggCTCTGGTTGATCCCAACAGGACCGTGTCCCACAGCTGTACCCTCCGTTCATGCGGATCGACATTTCCTGCCTCCCAGCATTTCCCTGAGCCCTGAGGAATGTGTGGAGATAGGGACCaatgtcaccatccagtgcTGGAACAAGGACTATGGGGCcaccttcctcctgcacaaggACGGCTGCTCA from the Meleagris gallopavo isolate NT-WF06-2002-E0010 breed Aviagen turkey brand Nicholas breeding stock unplaced genomic scaffold, Turkey_5.1 ChrUn_random_7180001966966, whole genome shotgun sequence genome contains:
- the LOC109365213 gene encoding LOW QUALITY PROTEIN: killer cell immunoglobulin-like receptor 3DL3 (The sequence of the model RefSeq protein was modified relative to this genomic sequence to represent the inferred CDS: deleted 1 base in 1 codon); the encoded protein is MPSKESDPVELVLTGVGPGDSRWLWLIPTGPCPTAVPSVHADRHFLPPSISLSPEECVEIGTNVTIQCWNKDYGATFLLHKDGCSPPIQRQHLHVVGTATFTIFGVTPADSGTYRCSYRPWAYPFVSSPLGNNVTLEVTPTPATP